The genomic window CATTAATTTCACGGGCTGTTTTTTCAAGATGCTGCGCATTTAAGAGACAGGAAAATATAAGTGACAAGATGATCAGAATGTTTTTCACAATATTAGTTTTCTTCAAAAATAGCATTAATATTATTATTTTATCAAACTTTTCCTATTTTAGTTTCATGAAAAAGCTTTGGCCGCACCTCATCCTGATTCCTCTCCTGCTGACGATTCCCATTGTCTCTTCGCCGGATTTTGACGGGACGCTGTCGGTCTTCAGGGTTTCCCCTTTCCAGAGGGAGTTTATCCGTTTTGTGCTTTTGATTGTTTTCTTCTATCTGAACCTGAATATTTTTCTCCCGAAATTTTACAGCCGGAAAAAATATCTATCTTTTACCGTCTGCACGCTGATCGGTTTTGGAATAATGGTCTTCTTACCGTATTACCTTACCGCGGAGAATATTTTTACGGGAGTTTCCTCTCAGATGCAAATGGAACCGCCGGGAATGCCACCCAATGGAAATTTCCAGCCCCCGCCGATGAATGGAATGCCTCCATTCGATAATTTCGGACCCAAAAGAAACGACGGATCGTACCGCCAGATGATTTTCTCTTCTGTTCTTCCGTTTCTGTTTTCTTTTTTATCCTCCCTTTTCATTTTCCGGAACATTGAGCAGAAAAAGCTGGAACGGTCCAAAGCCAAAGCCGAATTGTTAAATCTAAAATATCAGCTGCAGCCCCACTTCTTATTCAACACATTAAATTCCATCTATTCCCTGGCTTTACTAAAGTCCGACGATGCGCCGGAAGGAATTCTGAAGCTGTCTAACGTTATGCGGTATGTAGTCCAGGAAAGCAGCAAGGATTTTGTGGATCTCGACAAAGAAATCGAATATGTAAAGGATTATATCTCGCTTCAGCTGATACGGACAGACAGCAGCCTGGATTTTTCCTATACTGAAACCGGGGAAATGAAAGGCTGGCAGATCGCTCCCTTTATTCTGGTCAATTTTATTGAAAACGCCTTCAAATATGGCTTTGATGCAGAAAAGAATTCAAAAATTTCAATACGGATTGCGATTCAGGGAAATGTTCTGCACTTTACGGTTTCCAACAACATCGTCAATGAGAACAAAACCGGTAAAAGCAGCTTTAAAGTCGGGCTGAAAAATACCCTTGAACATTTGCGTCAGGTGTACGGGAAAAATTATGATCTTATCATAACTGATGACGGAAAAACCTATGCAGTAGACTTAAAAATTAATTTAACCTGAAAAATCATGATAAAAGCCATCGCCTTGGACGACGAAATTCTGGCCTTGAAAATTATTGAGAATTATGCCGGAAAAATTGAAAACCTTTCCCTTGAAAAGACGTTCAACATCCCGAGCGAGGCCCAGAAGCACCTCAACAAGTATCCCGTGGACCTCATCTTTTTGGATATTGAAATGCCTTCTAAAAACGGAATGGAATTCTTCAAAAATATTTCCCAGAATACCAAAGTTATTTTTACCACTGCGTATTCGGAATACGCCGTTGATGCCTTCAACATCAATGCGGTGGATTATCTGTTAAAACCTTTTTCCTTTGAGCGGTTCAGGGCTGCGGTGGACAAAGTAAAGCCCGGCCATGAATCCGACGATTTGAAATACCTGTCGATTCGCGCCGATTATAAGCTTCACAAGATTAATTTTGACGACATTCTCCTTATTGAAGGACTGGATGATTACATCCAGATCCATCTTACGGATCATTCCAGGATCACCGCCCGCTCTTCCATGAAAAACATCCTCGAAAAGCTTTCCGATAAAGACTTCGTGAGAGTCCACCGGTCTTACATTATTCCGGTTAATGCCATCAGGACAATTGTCAACCGCAATATTCATATCGGCAACTTCATTATTCCGATCGGGGAAACCTACAAAGAGGCTGTAATGAGAATAGTAAATAAATAAATCCCGGATCTGACAGTTTCTATTCTGGTCATATGATTTTTTGGAGCGGTTTCCCGCTTTCCGTTGCAATCTTTTTTTTCAAAAAAGGATTTTCTCTTCAATCGGGGCTAAAAACGGAGCCGGTAAAAGAACAGTTTGGAGAATAAGACCATAGCCCTTCTTTACCGTCCGGAATCATGATCCGAAATCGCCTTGCAGCAGCGTATTCTTAATATTTCTTAAAAAATCAGCCTTTACCGACACATTTTAACCGTTTACCTCATAAATTTTATCAGCCTTTTTTTTCAGAATACATTTGGTGTAAGAAATTAAAGAACGGTGAAATGAAGATCGGTATTTCTTAGATCATTGTTAACCCTAAAAAATATCTTATGAAAACAATAGACAGAAAAGGCTTTTTGAAAACCCTCGGTTTGGCAGGGGTAACCGCTGTTGCAGCACCTCTTTTGGTACACTGCGGAAGTGATGACGATATGGGCAGTTCGACCGGCAATACTTCGGGATCGAATTCAGGATCAGGATCATCGGCAACGGGATGTTCCGTTACCAATTCCGAAACGGAAGGCCCGTTTCCTACAAAATCACCCTCAAGTCTGGTTCAGACCAATATCGTAAGCGATAGGACAGGCGTTCCTTTTACAATCGCAATTACCGTTCAGAACGTAAATACAGGATGTACGAATCTGCAGGGCGCTATTGTGGACATCTGGCATTGCGATAAAGATGGAAACTATTCGGAGTACGGAGGAACCGGAATGCAGTCTGCCAATTACACCTCGGTGCATTTCTTAAGAGGCCGACAGACAACCGATGCCAGCGGAAAAGTAAATTTCACCTCTATTTTCCCGGGTTGGTATAACGGAAGAGCAACCCATATCCATGTGCATATTTATAATTCTTTAGGCCAGTCGCTGCTGGTGACACAGATTGCTTTTCCTGAAGGAAATGACAGTGCGGTGGTTCAGGTAGCTGCAAGTACAGGCTACAAAGGCATGAGCGGATATACCTATAATGCGAATGATAACGTGTTCGGTGACGGAACCTCCAATGAAATGTCCAGTATCTCAGGGAGTGTAAGCGGAGGTTTTGCTCTGACCCACACCATAAAAGTTTCGGCTTAAAGAAAAGAGAGAAGTTGTTTAGATATCAGTTTATTACCCGCTTTCCACAGCGCGCACAGATTTACGGGATCGTGAAGTAAGATAGAATGTGTTGATCTGTGCCATGTGGAAATAGCTTAAAATCAGAAAGATGTTAGTTCAGAACCCATCAAGAATTTTTAAATTCGATCTTTCAGTCTGGAAGAAAGAAAAATCCTGTGTGGTGAAAGAAATGGTCATGAAAGATATTTCAGGGCTAAGAAGATCTACGGAGATTGTTTTTGAGGAAAGCGGAACATTCGATTGGCATTGTCCCGAAAATACAACGGTTCTTATCATTGTTTTATACGGCGAAATCCTGATTGATGATTTTGAAAATCCCGTTTCTGCAAATCAGGTCTTCAGTGTACAATCAGATAAAAGTCATTACTTATCCATCAGAAACCATTTCCCGGATGAGAAAGCAGACATTTTATTGCTTGAGCTGGAAAGTAAAACGGCCAACCGCTTTTTTGCGGTAGAAAATCTGAATATTACTGAGAAAAACACCCTCATCCGGATTTCTGAGAATGCAGGCTATCCCAATTTTATAGGATTGTATGAAGGCCGAAAAGAAGAAACATATACGCTGTATCAGCAAGGCAGGTCTATTTTCGGAATGGTAATCAACGGAGCATTTGAGTTCCAGAACCGACTATTGGAAACCAGGGATGCCATCATGATATCCGGTATCGAAATGCTGGAGTTTGAAGCATTAAGTGAAAATGCACTGATCCTGCTTCTGGAAGTTTGAATATCATTCCAAAAAGAAAAGCATGACAATCCAGATCCGATCATGCCTTGAGTAATCGGATATTTTATATTAGTTTGTTTAGATCAGGGGGCAGATCACGCAAAAGGCTGCCCTGATTTTTAAATGGTAAATGTATGAAGGCAAAAATTAAACTGGCATTCCGGATTGTTATCGACCG from Chryseobacterium sp. SORGH_AS_0447 includes these protein-coding regions:
- a CDS encoding LytTR family DNA-binding domain-containing protein — protein: MIKAIALDDEILALKIIENYAGKIENLSLEKTFNIPSEAQKHLNKYPVDLIFLDIEMPSKNGMEFFKNISQNTKVIFTTAYSEYAVDAFNINAVDYLLKPFSFERFRAAVDKVKPGHESDDLKYLSIRADYKLHKINFDDILLIEGLDDYIQIHLTDHSRITARSSMKNILEKLSDKDFVRVHRSYIIPVNAIRTIVNRNIHIGNFIIPIGETYKEAVMRIVNK
- a CDS encoding sensor histidine kinase — translated: MKKLWPHLILIPLLLTIPIVSSPDFDGTLSVFRVSPFQREFIRFVLLIVFFYLNLNIFLPKFYSRKKYLSFTVCTLIGFGIMVFLPYYLTAENIFTGVSSQMQMEPPGMPPNGNFQPPPMNGMPPFDNFGPKRNDGSYRQMIFSSVLPFLFSFLSSLFIFRNIEQKKLERSKAKAELLNLKYQLQPHFLFNTLNSIYSLALLKSDDAPEGILKLSNVMRYVVQESSKDFVDLDKEIEYVKDYISLQLIRTDSSLDFSYTETGEMKGWQIAPFILVNFIENAFKYGFDAEKNSKISIRIAIQGNVLHFTVSNNIVNENKTGKSSFKVGLKNTLEHLRQVYGKNYDLIITDDGKTYAVDLKINLT
- a CDS encoding intradiol ring-cleavage dioxygenase; the encoded protein is MKTIDRKGFLKTLGLAGVTAVAAPLLVHCGSDDDMGSSTGNTSGSNSGSGSSATGCSVTNSETEGPFPTKSPSSLVQTNIVSDRTGVPFTIAITVQNVNTGCTNLQGAIVDIWHCDKDGNYSEYGGTGMQSANYTSVHFLRGRQTTDASGKVNFTSIFPGWYNGRATHIHVHIYNSLGQSLLVTQIAFPEGNDSAVVQVAASTGYKGMSGYTYNANDNVFGDGTSNEMSSISGSVSGGFALTHTIKVSA